The region TCGCCGTGGATCACCCGCTCGGGGAGGGCTCCCTGGGCGAGCGCTCGCGCCAATGGCGCGCGGCTTCGCAGCCCCTCGATCTCGGGGCCGACCTCGGTCACCCGGCCCACCCGATCCTCCGCGATCGCGGTTTCCAGCGTTTCGAGCCGTGCAGCGGTGTCGTGGAAATCCGGCAGGGTCGCGTGGAGCGGCGGACCTGGTAGATCCGCCAGTCCCGAGACGAAGGCGCCGAACGCTCGGCCGATTTCCCGGGCGACCGTGACGTTCTCGACGAGATCGAAGCTCTCGGTGTTCCGCACCCGCTCCCAGGCGCGCCAGACCTCACCCTCGGGCGTGCGCAGGAGCACCTTGCCTTCCTGCGTTGCCAGGAGCTCCGGAACCCATGCAGAGACGCCTCCATGCCGGGCCACGCGCTGCATGTTCTCCATCAACGCTTCCGGGCCCTTGAAGACTTCCGTATTGAGCCGTTGCAACACGATGGCGCGAGGGCCGTCGTCGGTTTCTACGTCGACCCCGAAGGTGGCATGGATGTGGCCGTTGCCGAGTGGTGCGCACATCTGCACCCGGCCGGGGACGAAGGCCGCGGCCACCGCTTCGAGCGCGTCGCTCAACTCGGCAGCCAGACGGCGGCAGCTCCGGCACCCAGCACCGAGAGGCCCCACATGAGAGCGAGCCCCGCAACGAAGCCGCGGCGGCCCGTTCGCCAGAAGCGAACGCCTTCTCGAACGCTGGCCACGATCAGGATCGCGAGGGCTGCGAGCGCAAACGGGTTCCGATTGGCCAGGGCGAGCATCAGCACGGCAGCCCCATTGGTGGCCACGATCGCCACCACGACGATCAGGATCGGGCGCAGCGCTGGATCCGTGACCCAGTTACGTAGCCACTCGTCCAGGCTGGTCGGTTCGTGCTCCTCCTCCACAGGCGCGAACGTATCGCACCGTCAGAAAGACGCAGGACTCAGCGTCGGCGGCGCATCGCTCCTACGACCAGCACGGCTCCGAGTGCGAACGCGGCGGCGGCCGTCGGCTCGGGCACGGCCGGCAGAGGCTTGGGGCGGACGACCACTGGCTTCACCGTTTTGATCGGGACTTGTTTCACGACCTGCGCCACGGCAACGTGGCTGAGCAGGATGACGAGGAGGGGAAGGATGCGGTACAGGATCCACTTCATGGAGGTCTCCAGGGCAACGGGTTCTGAGGGAACTCGACCACAGCTATCCTGAAGTCTTGGGATTTTTTCCCTCGGAGAAGCCATGCCCATTTCGACCCTGCCCTTCGGCCGTACGGGCCACGAGAGCACCCGCATCCTGTTCGGGGCCGCCGCGCTCGCCGCGATGCGCCAGGAAAAAGCCGATGCCGTCCTGGAGCAGCTCCTCGAGGCGGGGATCAACCACATCGATACCGCCGCTTCCTACGGCGAGGCCGAGCTGCGCATCGGCCCCTGGATGCGCGAGCACCGGGAGCGCTTCTTCCTTGCCACCAAGACGGGCGACCGGGGGAAGACCGCTGCCCGCGAGAGCCTCCACCGTTCGCTCGAACGCATGCGGGTGGATGCGGTC is a window of bacterium DNA encoding:
- a CDS encoding PEP-CTERM sorting domain-containing protein (PEP-CTERM proteins occur, often in large numbers, in the proteomes of bacteria that also encode an exosortase, a predicted intramembrane cysteine proteinase. The presence of a PEP-CTERM domain at a protein's C-terminus predicts cleavage within the sorting domain, followed by covalent anchoring to some some component of the (usually Gram-negative) cell surface. Many PEP-CTERM proteins exhibit an unusual sequence composition that includes large numbers of potential glycosylation sites. Expression of one such protein has been shown restore the ability of a bacterium to form floc, a type of biofilm.); amino-acid sequence: MKWILYRILPLLVILLSHVAVAQVVKQVPIKTVKPVVVRPKPLPAVPEPTAAAAFALGAVLVVGAMRRRR
- a CDS encoding aminoglycoside phosphotransferase family protein; protein product: MSDALEAVAAAFVPGRVQMCAPLGNGHIHATFGVDVETDDGPRAIVLQRLNTEVFKGPEALMENMQRVARHGGVSAWVPELLATQEGKVLLRTPEGEVWRAWERVRNTESFDLVENVTVAREIGRAFGAFVSGLADLPGPPLHATLPDFHDTAARLETLETAIAEDRVGRVTEVGPEIEGLRSRAPLARALAQGALPERVIHGDTKANNVLFDRATGRAVAVVDLDTVMSGLLAWDFGDLVRSAGNAALEDEADLAKVSLRIDVFGALADGWFETAGALMTPAERASLAVGPQVMTYELAVRFLTDFLDGDRYFRIRDPAHNLRRTRVHLRLLASMESQHQAMEAALVRAAGA